Proteins encoded together in one Ciona intestinalis chromosome 1, KH, whole genome shotgun sequence window:
- the LOC104266882 gene encoding heparan sulfate glucosamine 3-O-sulfotransferase 1-like: MMQKQLRIINYLVIVGIVYRNITFYKSKLWDSYHTSVDNIVDILFDAVADENYCLHGGPCVPKNYVSMYKSQSYPDAIIIGCKKCGTRALIDMMCLHPQIKALRREGHYFDDFYALGDYWYKSRMPILADHEVAIEKTPSYMLSRLTAERIYNFNPDIKLIVILRNPVDRLISDYLQKQARFPKAVVLSVGETYIKNKTNTVDETKVHVQKGLYAKQLKPWLEIFGTKSILIEDGNAFTKDPLPTLKRAQQFLGLKPHNNHVYFNKSKGFYCWLENSQTKCLAGAKGRKHPKIPSQQMNILKSYYTKPNEDLFRMIGKRFDW, encoded by the exons ATGATGCAAAAACAGTTGAGAATCATTAACTATTTGGTAATAGTTGGAATTGTTTATCGaaacataacattttacaaatctAAGCTGTGGGACAGTTACCATACTAGTGTTGACAACATAGTGGACATATTGTTCGATGCAGTGGCAGATGAAAATTATTGTCTTCATG GAGGTCCTTGTGTCCCGAAAAATTATGTTTCGATGTACAAAAGTCAATCTTATCCAGATGCGATCATTATCGGCTGTAAGAAATGTGGGACGAGGGCCCTGATTGATATGATGTGTTTGCATCCTCAAATTAAAGCTTTAAGAAGGGAAGGCCATTATTTTGACGATTTTTATGCACTAGGAGATTATTG GTATAAAAGCAGAATGCCAATACTTGCCGATCATGAAGTGGCAATAGAAAAGACTCCCTCATACATGTTATCAAGACTTACTGCAGAAcgaatttataactttaaccCAGATATAAAACTGATAGTCATTCTACGAAATCCTGTGGACCGATTAATAAGTGATTACCTGCAG aAACAAGCTCGTTTTCCTAAAGCTGTTGTACTTTCAGTAGGAgaaacttatataaaaaataaaaccaacacAGTTGATGAGACTAAAGTTCATGTACAAAAAGGTTTATATGCAAAGCAACTAAAACCTTGGTTGGAAATCTTTGGCACCAAGTCTATACTTATTGAAGATGGCAATGCATTTACAAAGG ATCCTCTTCCTACACTAAAACGTGCACAACAATTCCTTGGTTTAAAACCACACAACAATcatgtttatttcaataaatcaAAGGGATTTTACTGCTGGTTGGAAAACAGCCAGACCAAATGCCTTGCTGGTGCAAAAGGAAGAAAACACCCAAAG ATTCCTTCACAACAGATGAAC atattaaaatcatattaCACCAAACCAAATGAAGACCTTTTTAGAATGATTGGAAAACGATTTGATTGGTAG
- the LOC100185988 gene encoding homologous-pairing protein 2 homolog, with product MAKKVEDAVFEYMKAQNRPYSAADIFSNLHKEHGKTAVTRAVETLSQQGKLLEKTYGKSKIYVVHQSQFPAVNKEEITKLDAGIKELTEKVMSLQTEYQKKSSLLGQLKSSLTTADALEKVKNLREDVAKMKTHLKSLKSMSGTIDPAQKKKVYEQHKTYVGHWKKRKRMTSDLMNAVLEGYPKSKKVFMDEVGIETDEACSVTIFKTHV from the coding sequence ATGGCAAAAAAAGTTGAAGATGCCGTTTTCGAGTATATGAAAGCTCAGAATCGGCCATATAGCGCTGCAGATATTTTTTCGAATCTACACAAGGAGCATGGAAAAACTGCCGTGACAAGAGCTGTTGAAACCTTGAGCCAACAGGGAAAGCTGCTGGAGAAAACGTATGGCAAATCCAAGATTTATGTTGTGCACCAGTCTCAATTCCCTGCAGTAAATAAGGAAGAAATAACCAAACTGGATGCTGGAATTAAAGAGCTCACTGAAAAAGTAATGAGTTTGCAGACAGAGTATCAGAAGAAGTCATCTTTACTTGGCCAACTAAAGTCGTCGCTCACTACAGCAGATGCAttggaaaaagtaaaaaatctaAGAGAAGACGTTGCAAAGatgaaaacacatttaaaaagctTAAAATCCATGTCTGGAACGATTGATCCGGCTCAAAAGAAGAAAGTATATGAACAACACAAGACGTATGTAGGGCATTGGAAAAAGAGAAAACGAATGACTTCTGATTTAATGAATGCGGTTTTAGAAGGATACCCCAAgagcaaaaaagtttttatggaTGAAGTTGGCATAGAAACTGATGAAGCCTGCTCAGTTACAATTTTTAAGACTCAtgtctaa
- the LOC104266883 gene encoding cleavage and polyadenylation specificity factor subunit 5 translates to MTARRQSSGSGWPRYQQQQQQQQGYNDVNNAQGDTNSTTKISQYINRGINLYPLTNYTFGTKEPLYERDSTVQARFQRMREEFDKAGQRRSVEGVLIVHEHGLPHVLLLQLGTTFFKLPGGELHNGENEVDGLKRLMTETLGRQDGVAQDWVIEDCIGNWWRPNFEPPLYPYIPAHITKPKEHKKLFLVQLGEKALFAVPRNYKLVAAPLFELYDNSNGYGPVISSLPQLLSRFNFVYN, encoded by the coding sequence ATGACTGCAAGAAGACAAAGCAGCGGCTCTGGTTGGCCAAgatatcagcaacaacaacaacaacaacagggCTACAATGATGTTAATAACGCTCAAGGAGATACAAATTCTACAACTAAAATCAGCCAGTACATCAATAGGGGCATAAACCTGTACCCGCTTACAAATTATACATTTGGCACAAAAGAGCCGTTGTATGAACGTGACAGCACGGTACAAGCACGGTTTCAACGAATGAGAGAGGAATTCGACAAAGCGGGGCAGAGGCGATCTGTCGAAGGTGTTCTGATAGTACATGAGCATGGTCTGCCCCATGTTCTGTTGCTGCAACTTGGAACCACATTTTTCAAACTGCCAGGGGGAGAGCTGCATAATGGAGAGAACGAAGTGGATGGATTAAAGAGGCTGATGACGGAAACCCTGGGAAGACAAGATGGAGTTGCACAGGATTGGGTCATTGAGGATTGCATTGGAAACTGGTGGAGGCCAAACTTTGAGCCACCGCTGTATCCTTACATCCCTGCCCACATTACAAAGCCAAAAGAGcacaaaaaactgtttttagtACAACTCGGTGAAAAAGCCTTGTTTGCTGTACCACGTAATTACAAGCTGGTGGCTGCCCCATTATTTGAACTTTACGATAATTCCAATGGTTATGGCCCAGTGATTTCTAGTTTGCCCCAGTTACTAAGCCgtttcaattttgtttataattaa